A section of the Neorhodopirellula lusitana genome encodes:
- the thpR gene encoding RNA 2',3'-cyclic phosphodiesterase — protein sequence MRTIRTFLAIPLPSSLAGDALEWVYEMRDDEGKAKPLAIWNPPPKKKQASSSPASRSEAGSSMGIKWVPEDNLHLTLKFLGEVENVETPAICNVLADICSGFDPFELLFGGASFLPDVERARTLTVSIEDATNSLTQIVSLMEERYADMGFKREPRDYVPHLTLGRVRSGSRRASSTAIEKWQRHQDDQLGAMTVNKIQVIGSFLEKQGPTYNVMNTVEL from the coding sequence ATGAGAACGATCCGAACTTTTTTGGCGATCCCGCTTCCTTCATCACTCGCGGGTGATGCGTTGGAATGGGTGTATGAAATGCGGGACGACGAAGGCAAAGCCAAACCGCTAGCGATCTGGAATCCGCCTCCGAAGAAAAAGCAGGCTTCGTCTTCCCCAGCATCGCGATCAGAAGCCGGATCGTCGATGGGGATTAAATGGGTTCCCGAGGACAATTTGCACCTGACGCTAAAATTCCTGGGCGAAGTCGAGAACGTGGAAACCCCAGCAATCTGCAATGTGCTGGCCGACATCTGTAGCGGTTTTGATCCATTTGAATTGCTTTTCGGCGGGGCCAGCTTCTTGCCAGACGTGGAACGGGCACGCACTTTGACGGTGTCAATTGAAGACGCCACCAACTCCCTCACGCAAATTGTCAGCTTGATGGAGGAACGATACGCCGACATGGGCTTCAAGCGAGAACCACGAGACTACGTTCCCCACCTGACCTTGGGTCGCGTTCGCAGTGGTTCACGACGGGCATCCAGCACGGCCATTGAAAAGTGGCAGCGCCATCAAGATGACCAACTCGGCGCGATGACGGTGAACAAGATTCAAGTCATCGGAAGTTTTTTGGAAAAACAGGGACCGACGTACAACGTGATGAACACGGTGGAACTGTAA